Proteins co-encoded in one Campylobacter concisus genomic window:
- the flgB gene encoding flagellar basal body rod protein FlgB — translation MFVLDKSKSSPLVESALAGRELRQKLISGNLANVDTPFYKARDIRFEDVLKEKANEIYNVSESKKLNLAKTNEAHMAAVDFPKSDTAQIFLRDGHMARNDANTVDLDVETTEMGKNTVMINALDNAYKAQSNIFKSVIDASAKN, via the coding sequence ATGTTTGTTTTAGATAAATCAAAATCTAGCCCACTTGTTGAATCAGCCCTTGCAGGTAGAGAGTTACGTCAAAAACTAATCTCTGGCAATCTTGCAAACGTTGATACACCATTTTATAAAGCTAGAGATATAAGATTTGAAGATGTTTTAAAAGAAAAAGCGAATGAAATTTATAACGTTTCAGAGAGCAAAAAACTAAATTTAGCTAAAACAAACGAAGCGCATATGGCTGCGGTTGATTTTCCAAAAAGCGACACAGCTCAAATTTTCTTGCGTGACGGTCACATGGCTAGAAACGACGCAAATACAGTCGACCTTGACGTGGAAACAACAGAAATGGGCAAAAATACAGTTATGATAAACGCCCTTGATAACGCCTACAAGGCTCAAAGCAATATCTTTAAAAGCGTAATAGACGCAAGTGCTAAGAACTAG
- the flgC gene encoding flagellar basal body rod protein FlgC, with protein MSYLNDFDISGYGLSAQRFRMNVISSNIANAQTTRTAEGGPYRRQEVIFKEMNFDKILNDQLKSSQSLLEYENPLDDPSSPKNAHPTLTSVIVDKVVRDDKDFQLKYDPSHPDANANGYVAFPNINPVIEMSDLLEATRAYQANVAAFQNAKTIAQSAISLISGQA; from the coding sequence ATGTCATACTTAAATGATTTTGATATTAGCGGATATGGACTAAGCGCACAACGTTTCAGAATGAATGTCATCAGCTCAAACATAGCAAATGCTCAAACCACAAGAACAGCTGAAGGTGGCCCTTATAGAAGGCAAGAGGTCATCTTTAAAGAGATGAATTTTGATAAAATTTTAAACGATCAACTTAAAAGCTCACAAAGTCTACTCGAGTATGAAAATCCGCTTGACGATCCAAGCTCACCAAAAAACGCTCACCCTACCCTAACTAGCGTGATCGTGGATAAAGTGGTGCGCGACGATAAGGACTTTCAGCTAAAATATGACCCGAGCCATCCAGACGCAAATGCAAATGGCTACGTCGCATTTCCAAATATAAATCCGGTTATTGAGATGTCTGACCTACTTGAAGCAACAAGGGCATACCAAGCAAACGTGGCAGCCTTTCAAAATGCAAAAACAATAGCACAGAGTGCGATATCACTTATTTCAGGACAAGCATAA
- the fliE gene encoding flagellar hook-basal body complex protein FliE, with protein MINSINLDKINKNENSNKIAKAGEEGGFENALNDSLKELNKIQINADKAIADLATGEVKDLHQAAIAIGKAETSMKLMLEIRNKALSAYKEISRTQI; from the coding sequence ATGATAAATAGTATAAATTTAGACAAAATAAATAAAAATGAAAATTCAAATAAAATAGCAAAAGCAGGCGAAGAAGGCGGCTTTGAAAATGCTCTAAACGACTCTTTAAAAGAGCTAAATAAAATCCAAATCAATGCAGATAAAGCCATAGCTGACCTTGCAACTGGCGAGGTAAAAGATCTTCACCAAGCTGCTATTGCGATAGGTAAAGCAGAGACTAGCATGAAGCTTATGCTAGAAATTCGCAACAAAGCGCTAAGCGCATACAAAGAAATTTCAAGAACGCAAATTTAA
- a CDS encoding peptidoglycan D,D-transpeptidase FtsI family protein codes for MNSRKSKITILFLLITFGISIFVLVIFYRASIERKLPRLQTSDINTAIRGNIITKDGFSISSSQKLYKVMLDTRNIDPNKKEMFIKLYSLYSGDDPNKVRKIINGTKGIVTLSYSIDAKGATYLQELSRKLNRKSILVSYLDPKTGLASFQGMRVMESGQNRKFMSKDALTPAIGYVSKTESDALTKSKGVKGLERYYEDYLAPIQNAKILGPRDIGNNIILTSDSNLATRVDGYNAVLSIPLKFQTKLEQILDEKREFLDAKELVICIMNSKNGEILALASSSRYDPSNIRKQDYSALNSTVSEYAYEVGSVFKPFIFSILLQEKKVNPFELVNTYNGRYQLGKRIIKDTHPEPFMSAEDIIVHSSNIGMIQLVERLNGPQIYQGLLNFGFSRKTGIDLPYEQVGMMPTVTKLNSSTYKATVSYGYGLQATFMQLLKAYNTFNNKGIEVTPHMVAYLERNGKRYDLPKSEPAQVISQETAKIMKRILIKTVEKGTGLKAFTPGLEIGGKTGTAHIASGSGGYSNTYNGSFFGFVNDTRGNSYTIGVLARDPKRPYYYFGAQSALPMFKKAVDLMVEDGYLFPDANVIAEFEAKKDKLKNDKTKQKPALD; via the coding sequence ATGAATTCCAGAAAATCAAAAATAACCATACTTTTTTTATTAATTACTTTTGGAATTTCAATATTTGTGCTTGTCATATTTTATAGAGCAAGTATCGAGCGAAAGCTTCCTAGGCTTCAAACAAGCGATATAAACACAGCAATTCGTGGCAATATAATCACAAAAGATGGCTTTAGCATCTCTTCAAGCCAAAAACTCTACAAAGTGATGCTTGATACTAGAAATATTGATCCTAATAAAAAAGAGATGTTTATCAAACTATATTCGCTTTACAGCGGCGACGATCCAAACAAAGTAAGAAAGATCATAAATGGCACAAAAGGTATTGTTACGCTCTCATATAGCATTGATGCAAAGGGCGCTACCTACCTTCAAGAGCTCTCAAGAAAGCTAAATCGTAAGAGCATTTTGGTTTCATATCTTGACCCAAAAACAGGCCTTGCTTCATTTCAGGGCATGAGAGTAATGGAGAGCGGCCAAAATCGTAAATTTATGTCAAAAGATGCTCTCACACCAGCTATTGGCTACGTGAGCAAAACTGAAAGTGACGCACTTACAAAAAGTAAAGGCGTAAAAGGTCTTGAGAGATATTATGAAGATTATTTAGCTCCTATACAAAATGCAAAAATTTTAGGGCCTCGCGATATTGGAAATAATATTATTTTAACAAGTGACTCAAATTTAGCAACAAGAGTAGATGGCTACAATGCGGTGCTCTCTATACCATTAAAATTTCAAACCAAACTAGAGCAAATTCTAGATGAAAAGCGTGAATTTCTAGATGCAAAAGAGTTAGTTATATGCATAATGAATAGCAAAAATGGAGAAATTTTAGCCCTAGCTTCTAGCTCAAGATATGATCCTTCAAACATAAGAAAGCAAGATTATAGCGCTCTAAATTCGACCGTTAGTGAATATGCTTATGAAGTTGGCTCAGTTTTTAAGCCATTTATATTTTCCATCTTGCTTCAAGAGAAGAAAGTAAATCCATTCGAGCTTGTAAATACCTATAATGGCCGATATCAACTTGGCAAAAGGATAATCAAAGATACCCATCCAGAGCCTTTTATGAGCGCTGAAGATATAATCGTGCACAGTTCAAACATCGGCATGATTCAGCTTGTTGAGCGTTTAAATGGGCCACAAATTTATCAAGGACTTTTAAATTTTGGATTTTCAAGAAAAACTGGCATAGATCTACCTTACGAACAAGTAGGAATGATGCCAACAGTTACAAAGCTAAATTCATCGACATATAAGGCGACTGTGAGCTACGGATACGGCTTGCAAGCTACATTTATGCAGCTTTTAAAAGCCTATAATACATTTAACAATAAAGGCATTGAAGTTACTCCTCACATGGTTGCCTACTTAGAGAGAAATGGAAAAAGATATGATTTGCCAAAGTCCGAGCCAGCTCAAGTTATATCACAAGAGACCGCAAAGATAATGAAGAGAATTTTAATAAAAACGGTTGAGAAAGGTACTGGACTAAAAGCCTTTACGCCAGGACTTGAGATAGGTGGAAAGACTGGAACTGCACACATTGCCTCAGGTAGTGGTGGATACAGCAATACCTACAATGGCTCATTTTTTGGCTTTGTAAATGATACAAGAGGCAATAGCTACACAATAGGCGTTTTAGCAAGGGATCCTAAAAGACCTTACTACTACTTCGGTGCTCAAAGTGCCTTGCCTATGTTTAAAAAAGCAGTTGATCTGATGGTTGAGGATGGATATTTATTTCCTGATGCAAATGTAATAGCTGAGTTTGAAGCCAAAAAAGATAAGCTTAAAAACGATAAGACAAAACAAAAGCCTGCTTTGGACTAA
- a CDS encoding fatty-acid--CoA ligase, which produces MLIKGLIVFFIVLLLIAICVLIYLLLRNRDYSAEIKELALEKEEITIEKLEKLAGDNSLSKNELFELIQIFVGNFSIPAKNNQIMPKEANNYINFIILICSHKNSDAKLISFLDKEAKKKNPSYIVEIEESEKIGIENRKNRR; this is translated from the coding sequence ATGCTAATAAAAGGTCTAATAGTTTTCTTTATTGTATTGCTATTAATTGCAATTTGCGTATTAATCTATCTACTTTTAAGAAATAGAGATTATAGCGCCGAAATAAAGGAGCTTGCATTAGAAAAAGAAGAGATAACGATCGAAAAGCTTGAAAAGCTTGCCGGTGATAATAGCCTAAGTAAAAACGAGCTTTTCGAACTTATTCAAATCTTTGTAGGAAATTTTAGTATACCAGCCAAAAATAACCAAATCATGCCAAAAGAAGCAAATAACTATATAAATTTCATAATTTTAATCTGCTCTCATAAAAATTCTGATGCGAAGCTCATTAGTTTTTTAGACAAAGAGGCTAAAAAGAAAAATCCAAGCTACATTGTCGAAATAGAAGAGAGTGAAAAAATCGGCATAGAAAATCGCAAAAATCGTAGATAA
- the ccsA gene encoding cytochrome c biogenesis protein CcsA — translation MLNPKSLFLSMGSAIILMIIFAIASGAATIIESKTSTEAAWYYVYGASWFALIQLLLGINLTYNIFRYNLIDPKKLPSLIFHLGFIVILIGAGITRYLGFEADMHIREKTQSNIVTTKISYLNLTALNDNGEEISAALPLGLSDAKKGFDLKLKIADNEANLKFKEFVPNASYKFVDDKNGQPVVEFVVSNESESEEIFLLEEEEARVADISFIFNAKPDESKKYVLFKLVDGNFTVTSNTDLSKFTMSDSSKTELKAGSVNDFGMGSLYTISNINFAPRLVSTHALRKLVSTKDSEFNALIAELNYKGESKEMHIFYNLTEPSRLAVAGQKFNASWGAQQVKLPFSLYLKDFELKRYPGSNSPMSYSSEVIVKDDTNMSGLDYKIYMNHVLDYDGYRFFQSSYDTDEKGTILSVNKDPGKIPTYIGYFLLGFGFVLNVVNPGSRFRKLAKLIDNESTKGGKKVVAIIAIMLLSLNFSSLKAEDFLPNISKEHTQKLSRLIVQSSDGRMKPFDTLSKEVLNKIHRGESIGGLNSNQATLSIMVTPDFWRSEKIISLGQSKELKKELGIDENAKYASFNDFFRATKDGGSEYKLTKFAEIANRKHPGSRNTFDKDVIKIDERLNVFYMIFIGEIFKIFPKQDDPSNSWYSPASAMMYFPPKEADLVINMMREYFAAVDAATKDNDWSKADAALDKISAYQQKYGSAVMPSEEKINIEILFNKIQIFERLTPVYLLAGLALLFFVFVKMLAPKVQINGIVRVAYIVNLLAFLAHTVGLGLRWYIAEHAPWSNAYESMVYIAWALGFSGIVFAKRSPIALALTSILAGVTLFVAHLSWMDPQITTLVPVLQSYWLTIHVSVITASYGFLGLCALLGGFTLLLIILQNKKKPNLEISRNILEATRINEMAMILGLSLLTLGNFLGGVWANESWGRYWGWDSKETWALVSILVYAAVLHIRFIPKLNNQYAFAVASFFAYWSIIMTYFGVNFYLAGMHSYAAGDPLPVPDFVWISIVIMVLMSVLAFTKRSLCSRL, via the coding sequence ATGTTAAATCCAAAATCATTATTTTTAAGTATGGGCTCAGCTATCATTTTGATGATAATCTTTGCCATAGCTAGCGGAGCCGCTACGATAATAGAAAGTAAAACTAGCACAGAAGCTGCATGGTACTATGTTTATGGTGCCAGCTGGTTTGCACTCATTCAACTACTTCTTGGCATAAATTTGACCTATAATATCTTTAGATATAACTTAATAGATCCAAAAAAACTCCCTTCGCTTATCTTCCACCTTGGTTTTATCGTTATCTTAATCGGTGCTGGAATAACAAGATATCTTGGCTTTGAGGCTGACATGCATATAAGAGAAAAAACTCAGTCAAATATCGTTACGACAAAAATATCCTATTTAAATTTAACCGCATTAAACGATAATGGAGAAGAGATAAGCGCTGCTTTACCACTAGGACTTTCTGATGCAAAAAAAGGTTTTGATCTAAAGCTAAAAATAGCAGATAATGAAGCTAATTTAAAATTTAAAGAATTTGTGCCAAATGCAAGCTATAAGTTTGTGGATGATAAAAACGGGCAACCAGTAGTGGAATTTGTGGTTTCAAACGAGAGTGAAAGTGAAGAAATTTTCTTATTAGAAGAGGAGGAGGCAAGGGTTGCAGATATTAGTTTTATCTTTAATGCTAAGCCAGATGAGAGTAAAAAATATGTGCTTTTTAAATTAGTGGACGGAAATTTCACAGTTACTTCAAATACTGATCTTTCAAAATTTACAATGAGTGATAGCTCAAAAACTGAGTTAAAAGCTGGTAGTGTAAATGATTTTGGCATGGGCAGTCTTTATACTATTTCAAATATAAATTTTGCTCCAAGATTAGTTTCGACTCATGCTTTAAGAAAGCTAGTTAGCACAAAAGATAGCGAATTTAACGCCTTGATAGCTGAATTAAATTATAAAGGCGAGAGTAAAGAGATGCATATTTTTTATAACCTAACAGAGCCTTCACGCTTGGCTGTGGCTGGACAAAAATTTAATGCTTCATGGGGCGCACAGCAAGTTAAACTTCCGTTTAGCTTATACTTAAAAGACTTTGAGCTTAAAAGATATCCTGGCTCAAATTCGCCTATGAGCTATTCAAGTGAAGTTATTGTAAAAGATGATACAAACATGTCGGGGCTTGACTATAAAATTTATATGAATCATGTGCTTGACTATGATGGCTATAGATTCTTCCAGAGTTCATACGATACAGATGAAAAAGGAACCATTCTCTCTGTCAATAAAGATCCAGGCAAGATACCAACTTATATTGGCTACTTTTTGCTTGGATTTGGCTTTGTGTTAAATGTTGTAAATCCTGGTAGTCGTTTTAGAAAGCTAGCTAAGTTAATCGACAATGAATCAACAAAAGGTGGTAAAAAGGTTGTTGCTATCATTGCCATTATGCTTTTAAGTTTGAATTTTAGCTCATTAAAGGCTGAAGACTTTTTACCTAATATCAGCAAAGAGCACACACAAAAGCTTTCTAGGCTTATTGTGCAAAGCTCAGATGGTAGAATGAAGCCATTTGATACGCTTAGTAAAGAGGTTTTAAACAAAATTCACAGAGGCGAGAGTATAGGCGGTCTAAATTCAAACCAAGCGACGCTTTCAATAATGGTAACGCCTGATTTTTGGCGAAGTGAAAAAATTATCTCACTTGGACAAAGTAAGGAGCTAAAAAAAGAGCTTGGCATAGATGAAAATGCAAAGTATGCAAGTTTTAATGATTTTTTTAGAGCCACAAAAGATGGCGGAAGTGAATATAAACTCACAAAATTTGCCGAAATTGCTAATCGCAAGCATCCTGGATCGCGCAATACGTTTGATAAAGACGTAATCAAGATCGATGAGAGATTGAATGTTTTTTATATGATATTTATTGGTGAAATTTTTAAAATTTTTCCAAAACAAGATGATCCATCAAACTCTTGGTATTCGCCTGCTAGTGCAATGATGTACTTTCCGCCTAAAGAGGCCGATCTAGTCATTAATATGATGAGAGAGTATTTTGCAGCAGTTGATGCGGCAACAAAAGATAATGATTGGAGCAAGGCTGATGCTGCACTTGATAAAATTTCAGCCTATCAGCAAAAGTATGGCTCTGCTGTAATGCCAAGTGAAGAAAAGATAAATATAGAAATTTTGTTTAATAAAATTCAAATTTTTGAGCGATTGACGCCGGTTTATCTTTTGGCTGGCCTTGCACTTTTATTTTTTGTTTTTGTCAAAATGCTAGCCCCAAAGGTCCAGATAAATGGCATTGTAAGAGTTGCATACATCGTAAATTTGCTGGCTTTTCTTGCTCATACTGTTGGGCTTGGGCTTCGTTGGTACATTGCTGAACATGCGCCTTGGAGTAACGCTTATGAATCGATGGTCTATATCGCTTGGGCTCTAGGGTTTTCTGGTATCGTCTTTGCAAAACGTAGCCCTATCGCTCTTGCTCTTACGTCTATATTGGCTGGCGTTACATTATTTGTTGCGCACCTTAGCTGGATGGATCCGCAGATCACTACACTTGTGCCAGTGCTTCAAAGCTACTGGCTAACAATACATGTCTCTGTCATTACTGCAAGTTATGGATTTTTAGGGCTTTGCGCGTTACTTGGTGGCTTTACACTATTGCTTATCATTTTACAAAATAAGAAAAAGCCAAATCTAGAAATTTCTCGTAATATTCTTGAAGCTACCCGTATAAATGAGATGGCTATGATACTAGGACTTAGCTTGCTTACTCTTGGAAATTTCCTAGGCGGTGTCTGGGCGAACGAGAGCTGGGGCAGATATTGGGGCTGGGATAGTAAGGAGACTTGGGCATTAGTTTCGATACTTGTTTATGCCGCAGTTCTTCATATAAGATTTATTCCAAAGCTAAACAATCAATATGCGTTTGCAGTGGCTTCATTCTTTGCTTATTGGTCGATTATTATGACTTATTTTGGTGTAAATTTTTATTTAGCTGGCATGCACTCATATGCAGCAGGAGATCCATTGCCAGTGCCTGATTTTGTCTGGATTAGTATTGTGATAATGGTGCTTATGAGTGTTTTGGCATTTACAAAGCGATCACTTTGCTCAAGGCTTTAG
- a CDS encoding c-type cytochrome — protein sequence MKSIKISFLACFLVANAFAASQVYYIEARGEFGKELAEMAKKQANDRNEKVNVYVDEDPRRYKDNRILKLGVDRKGRYSVSLGKELYEKQCASCHGENADKRPFGSTPLKNMDAKDIEDSIISYRSDSSFGGSGKNVMQNQAKILSNNDLGAILAYLKGKDAFAEQDANENKPVSTQTKQGSYLR from the coding sequence ATGAAAAGTATTAAAATTTCTTTTTTGGCGTGTTTTTTGGTGGCAAATGCCTTTGCAGCTTCACAAGTCTACTATATAGAAGCTCGTGGTGAGTTTGGTAAAGAACTTGCCGAAATGGCAAAAAAGCAGGCTAATGATAGAAATGAAAAAGTAAATGTCTATGTTGATGAAGATCCAAGACGTTATAAAGATAATAGAATTTTAAAATTAGGCGTTGATAGAAAGGGCAGATATAGTGTTTCTTTAGGTAAGGAGCTTTATGAAAAGCAATGTGCTAGCTGTCATGGCGAGAATGCTGATAAAAGGCCATTTGGTTCAACACCTCTAAAAAATATGGATGCTAAAGATATTGAAGATAGCATCATCTCTTATAGAAGTGACTCAAGTTTTGGCGGAAGCGGTAAAAATGTAATGCAAAACCAAGCTAAAATTCTTTCAAATAATGATCTTGGCGCGATTCTCGCCTATCTAAAAGGTAAAGATGCATTTGCTGAACAAGATGCAAATGAAAACAAACCAGTCTCTACTCAAACAAAGCAAGGCAGTTATTTAAGATAA
- a CDS encoding OprD family outer membrane porin has translation MKLTKISLAALVALGAFSSVASATPLEEAIKNVDLSGFARYRYTHTHEYDKQQENVKKANDAKHNFKMITNFKAAIDDNFFGVVGLRYNANDGSGDNAGTANTDGTDKTNTTDPFRVYQFYLGYKVGATTITAGKQVIGSYFTDDAVGTGVRVVNEDIEGLTLTALAFDALEGSGESDGDLYDASVTDQLNKYDVGNLYAAGIAGAYDPINFQLWYASLTNLADLLAADVSANFAITDDVSLGARLNYVNSTADASAKSKLGYNDGNFYAGELSTSLFGFDLAGGYIGWKSQDKGISAFSFEDQGSLIDAGEDVFDWTHAEGKGNFFYATSAYAFDKFTVGLDYVKGNIKTAGANNQDVKEKIEEFVPRFAYQYSKKLKFSSFYSFQTHKFANDVKAKEDKFRFEAKYSF, from the coding sequence ATGAAACTAACAAAAATTAGTTTAGCCGCTTTGGTTGCTTTAGGTGCATTTTCAAGCGTAGCAAGTGCTACTCCACTTGAAGAAGCTATAAAAAATGTAGATCTTTCAGGATTTGCAAGATATAGATATACTCACACTCATGAGTATGACAAACAACAAGAAAATGTCAAAAAAGCTAATGATGCAAAACATAACTTTAAAATGATCACAAATTTTAAAGCTGCTATCGATGATAACTTTTTTGGTGTTGTTGGCCTAAGATATAATGCAAATGACGGTTCAGGCGATAATGCTGGAACAGCTAATACAGATGGTACAGATAAAACAAATACAACTGATCCATTCAGAGTTTACCAATTTTACCTAGGATACAAAGTAGGTGCTACTACTATAACAGCTGGTAAACAAGTTATAGGTTCATACTTTACTGATGATGCTGTTGGCACAGGCGTAAGAGTAGTAAATGAAGACATCGAAGGTCTTACACTTACAGCTTTAGCATTTGATGCACTTGAAGGCAGTGGTGAGAGCGATGGTGATCTATATGATGCGAGTGTAACTGATCAATTGAATAAGTATGATGTTGGTAATCTATATGCAGCTGGTATTGCTGGAGCATATGATCCTATTAACTTCCAACTATGGTATGCTAGCTTAACAAATTTAGCTGACTTACTTGCAGCTGATGTTTCAGCAAATTTTGCTATTACTGATGATGTTTCTTTGGGCGCAAGACTTAACTATGTAAATAGTACGGCTGATGCTAGCGCTAAAAGCAAGCTAGGATATAATGATGGTAACTTCTATGCTGGAGAACTTTCAACTTCACTATTTGGTTTTGATTTAGCTGGTGGTTATATCGGTTGGAAATCTCAAGATAAAGGCATATCAGCTTTTTCATTTGAAGATCAAGGAAGCTTAATTGATGCAGGCGAAGATGTATTTGACTGGACACATGCAGAAGGCAAAGGTAACTTCTTCTATGCAACAAGTGCATATGCATTTGATAAATTTACAGTTGGCTTGGATTATGTAAAAGGCAATATAAAAACTGCAGGAGCAAATAATCAAGATGTAAAAGAGAAAATAGAAGAATTTGTTCCAAGATTTGCTTATCAATACAGCAAGAAGTTGAAATTTAGCTCATTCTACTCTTTCCAAACACATAAATTTGCTAATGATGTTAAAGCAAAAGAAGATAAATTCAGATTTGAAGCTAAATACTCATTTTAA
- a CDS encoding hydrogenase-4 component G, whose product MKISQIANSYNSSSLKENVKSEISLHKDEKDISKKESKITNLTAKDISNSYFLQYQKEIAQSSSSNLLAQGGLSFNVPKNLSEILSGLDLASIGYNGKSLNELTSDEANDLISENGFFGIANTADRIASFVLNGAGDDVEKLKAGREGVAKGFEDAKKIWGGELPEISQKTIEKTLETLDKKIAELGGNVLNVSA is encoded by the coding sequence ATGAAAATTTCTCAAATCGCAAACTCATATAATAGTTCAAGTCTAAAAGAAAATGTAAAATCAGAAATTTCACTTCATAAAGATGAAAAGGATATCTCTAAAAAAGAGTCTAAAATTACAAATTTAACGGCCAAAGACATTTCAAATAGCTATTTTTTGCAGTATCAAAAAGAGATCGCTCAAAGTAGTAGTTCAAATTTATTAGCCCAAGGTGGCTTAAGCTTTAATGTGCCTAAAAATTTATCAGAAATTTTATCAGGACTTGATCTTGCAAGTATCGGCTATAATGGTAAATCTTTAAACGAGCTAACTAGTGACGAGGCAAATGATCTTATTAGTGAGAATGGATTTTTTGGTATCGCAAATACGGCTGATAGGATAGCTAGCTTTGTGCTAAATGGTGCAGGCGATGACGTGGAAAAACTAAAAGCTGGTAGAGAGGGTGTGGCAAAGGGTTTTGAGGATGCGAAGAAAATTTGGGGAGGTGAGCTTCCTGAAATTTCACAAAAGACTATTGAAAAGACCCTTGAGACACTTGATAAAAAGATCGCCGAGCTTGGCGGTAACGTTTTAAATGTTTCAGCTTAA
- a CDS encoding Dps family protein, translating to MSKVILQLNVIQADANALYIKFHDLHWNVKGIQFFSVHEYTEKAYEDMSEIFDDAAERALMLGGRPIVKAEELAKVTHIKHEPKEIYTPTEVLEIVLADYKHLLGEFKKLDELAEGDTTTQMYAQDQIAKFEKAIWMLNATLSK from the coding sequence ATGTCAAAAGTTATTTTACAATTAAATGTTATTCAGGCTGATGCAAATGCACTTTATATTAAATTTCACGATCTTCACTGGAATGTAAAAGGTATTCAATTTTTTAGCGTTCATGAATATACAGAAAAAGCTTATGAAGATATGAGTGAGATATTTGACGATGCAGCTGAGAGAGCTCTTATGCTTGGTGGCAGACCTATAGTTAAGGCTGAGGAGCTAGCAAAAGTTACTCATATTAAACACGAGCCAAAAGAAATTTACACTCCAACTGAGGTTTTAGAGATTGTCTTGGCTGATTATAAACACCTTTTGGGTGAGTTTAAAAAGCTTGACGAGCTTGCAGAAGGCGATACAACAACTCAAATGTATGCACAAGATCAAATCGCAAAATTTGAAAAAGCGATCTGGATGCTAAACGCAACACTTAGCAAATAA
- a CDS encoding rhodanese-like domain-containing protein, with protein MKKILLLGAVCCMLSADVKTVNISPDEIKKYDQIIDIRTPSEWQETGVIAGAKTITFNPNDKSAFLEKLSKAVDIKKPIALVCRSGRRSTAAAAAIDSSDLKIINLDGGMSSLIEQGYKTTPYKK; from the coding sequence ATGAAAAAAATTTTACTTTTAGGAGCTGTTTGTTGTATGTTGTCAGCTGATGTTAAAACCGTTAATATAAGCCCAGATGAGATCAAAAAATATGATCAGATTATCGATATAAGAACTCCATCTGAGTGGCAAGAGACTGGCGTTATCGCAGGTGCAAAGACTATAACTTTTAATCCAAACGATAAGAGTGCATTTTTGGAGAAGCTTTCAAAGGCAGTTGATATTAAAAAACCTATTGCTCTTGTTTGCAGAAGCGGCAGAAGAAGTACGGCAGCAGCCGCAGCGATAGATAGCTCAGATCTTAAGATAATAAATTTAGATGGAGGTATGAGTAGCTTGATCGAGCAAGGCTATAAAACTACGCCTTATAAAAAATAA